A section of the Telopea speciosissima isolate NSW1024214 ecotype Mountain lineage chromosome 3, Tspe_v1, whole genome shotgun sequence genome encodes:
- the LOC122654074 gene encoding protein STRICTOSIDINE SYNTHASE-LIKE 13 — translation MEKRSRFKNEGLFQHPLFLLMALAMAFILMDPFQIGPLGGHDFRPVKHNIAPYDKVMKNWPRDNRSRLGSGKLEFVNEVYGPESLEFDLNGRGPYTGLADGRIVRWMGDSVGWETFALVTPNWSEKLCANGIHSTASKQSKLEHQCGRPLGLRFDRETGNLYVADAYYGILVVGPEGGIASPLATHVEGKPILFANDLDIHRNGSIFFTDTSKRYNRLHHFFILLEGEASGRLLRYDSTTNTTHVVLDGLAFPNGVQLSRDQTFLLFTETTNCRLMRYWLEGPRTGTVDIVADLPGFPDNVRLNDKGQFWVAIDCCRTPAEEFLSHHPWIRSIYFRLPLKLNFLARLMGMKMYTVISLFCEKGDSILEVLEDQKGEVMKLVSEVKEVNGKLWIGTVAHNHIATLLYP, via the exons ATGGAGAAAAGAAGCCGATTCAAAAATGAAGGGCTATTCCAGCATCCACTCTTCCTTCTCATGGCTCTAGCCATGGCCTTCATTTTGATGGATCCCTTTCAGATTGGTCCATTAGGGGGTCATGACTTTAGACCTGTGAAGCACAACATTGCACCTTATGATAAAGTCATGAAGAATTGGCCCAGAGACAATCGGAGCCGGTTGGGGTCAGGGAAGTTGGAGTTTGTGAATGAAGTATATGGTCCTGAGTCTTTGGAGTTCGATCTTAATGGTCGAGGACCATACACAGGGTTGGCAGATGGACGCATTGTGAGATGGATGGGTGATAGTGTTGGTTGGGAGACATTTGCACTTGTTACACCAAATTG GTCAGAAAAACTCTGTGCTAACGGAATCCACTCAACGGCATCGAAGCAATCAAAGTTAGAACACCAATGTGGTCGTCCTCTTGGCCTAAGATTTGATAGAGAGACTGGAAACTTGTATGTTGCTGATGCCTACTatggaattttggttgttgGCCCAGAAGGAGGCATTGCCTCTCCTTTGGCAACTCATGTTGAAGGGAAGCCCATCCTCTTCGCCAATGATTTAGATATCCATAGGAATGGTTCCATCTTCTTCACAGACACTAGCAAGAGATACAACAGATT GCACCACTTCTTCATTTTATTGGAAGGAGAAGCCAGTGGGAGGCTCTTAAGATATGACTCCACTACCAATACAACTCATGTTGTGCTTGATGGTTTGGCGTTTCCCAATGGAGTACAGTTATCGAGGGACCAAACCTTTCTCCTTTTCACGGAGACTACCAATTGCAG ACTCATGAGATATTGGCTAGAAGGCCCAAGGACAGGAACTGTGGATATTGTTGCTGACTTACCAGGGTTTCCTGATAATGTACGATTAAACGATAAAGGCCAGTTTTGGGTTGCAATTGATTGCTGTCGAACCCCGGCAGAGGAGTTCctctcacaccatccatggaTAAGAAGCATATACTTCCGGTTACCCCTAAAACTGAACTTCTTGGCAAGATTGATGGGAATGAAGATGTACACAGTCATTTCCCTCTTCTGTGAAAAGGGAGACAGCATATTAGAAGTCCTTGAGGATCAAAAGGGTGAAGTGATGAAACTAGTTAGTGAAGTTAAAGAAGTAAATGGGAAGTTATGGATTGGTACTGTAGCCCATAACCACATTGCCACCCTTCTCTACCCTTAA